The following proteins come from a genomic window of Astatotilapia calliptera chromosome 11, fAstCal1.2, whole genome shotgun sequence:
- the ube3d gene encoding E3 ubiquitin-protein ligase E3D — MANEVPAKTHGVGVFLELRRRLQSGLLIVGKDVAQTPADVAITSGDSSLHIRTPRGVLYLTLPAGVTFEQGSCIPTPAGESCGEELHFRLRISVERSTDEDSSASMMKMLRAKKAYCFYCQGCMTRLLEDRVFKRVLPLPNGNWNAIVDDWCCHPDPFANKKLLPRAEDCLMGDSFVLLARDGSCEQTLTEEVSPVGTQDSHDPKKPCRRLALISCASCSSVLGEAVAPETLKLYVTQVVVEPAVGDRKPEASLNRSLFVERTVAVRLLELSNSLSTYHFSVQTPDGKAFLLLWLLNSDSIIASVPETRVGTERSNGSPALHSPSPRATRALKLLYIACSDTGIQQRDTVTSWEVSVIGHPVVLPLKVCEELLHVMDDSNSTLPASMRCMRSYEVAYLRL, encoded by the exons ATGGCAAACGAGGTGCCAGCCAAGACACATGGAGTTGGAGTCTTCTTGGAGCTGAGGAGAAGGCTTCAGAGTGGACTGCTTATTGTGGG GAAAGATGTGGCCCAGACGCCTGCAGATGTGGCCATAACAAGTGGAGATTCATCCCTCCACATCCGCACTCCCAGAGGGGTGCTGTACCTGACTCTGCCAGCAGGAGTCACCTTCGAGCAGGGATCCTGCATTCCGACACCTGCGGGAGAATCGTGTGGAGAAGAGCTTCATTTCAGACTGCGCATCAGCGTGGAACGAAGCACGGATGAAG ATTCTTCTGCCAGCATGATGAAGATGCTCCGGGCAAAAAAGGCTTATTGTTTCTACTGCCAAGGCTGCATGACAAGGCTGCTCGAGGACAG agTGTTTAAGCGAGTTCTTCCTCTCCCTAATGGTAACTGGAACGCCATCGTGGATGACTGGTGTTGTCACCCAGACCCGTTTGCTAACAAGAAACTGTTACCCCGAGCAGAAGATTGTTTAATGGGCGATTCCTTTGTGCTGTTAGCCCGTGATGGCAGCTGTGAGCAGACTCTGACTGAGGAAGTGAGTCCTGTTGGCACACAGGACAGCCATGATCCAAAG AAACCTTGCCGCAGACTGGCCCTCATCTCCTGTGCGAGCTGTTCGTCAGTGCTCGGAGAGGCCGTCGCACCAG aaacgcTGAAGCTGTACGTCACACAGGTGGTGGTGGAGCCTGCTGTGGGAGACAGAAAGCCAGAAGCTTCACTGAAcag ATCTCTGTTTGTGGAGAGGACGGTAGCTGTTAGGTTGCTGGAGCTGTCAAACTCATTGAGCACCTACCACTTCTCTGTCCAGACTCCCGATGGAAAAGCCTTCCTGTTG ctCTGGCTCTTGAACAGCGACTCCATCATAGCATCAGTCCCGGAGACACGTGTCGGGACTGAGAGGTCCAATGGCTCCCCTGCTCTTCACAGTCCATCACCCAGAGCTACGAGAGCCCTGAAACTCCTCTACATAGCCTGCTCTGACACGGGCATCCAGCAGAGAGA cACTGTAACTAGTTGGGAGGTCAGTGTCATAGGACATCCTGTGGTGCTGCCACTAAAGGTGTGTGAGGAGCTGCTGCACGTGATGGATGACAGCAACTCAACACTTCCCGCGTCGATGCGTTGCATGAGGTCCTATGAG GTGGCGTACTTAAGGCTGTGA